Proteins encoded together in one Salvelinus fontinalis isolate EN_2023a chromosome 6, ASM2944872v1, whole genome shotgun sequence window:
- the LOC129856903 gene encoding solute carrier family 40 member 1-like, which translates to MSLRADAAQCGGVVVEFESDDIKEARARKARSRSGSALIYLRGPKFLIYVSGALSMWGDRMWHFAISVFLIELYGRNLLLTAIFGLVVAGSVLLLGALIGDWVDRNPRNKVAHASLLVQNISVTVCSIVLMLVFLYKQWIESIWDGWLTVVCYTVVIVLADVANLASTALTIAIQRDWIVVITGYNRGHLAGMNATMRRIDQVTNILAPLAVGQVMTLASNVIGCGFILGWNLVSLIVEFIFLSRVYRIVPALSVKPPAPEDGQASLERPTEGTEGLVERRGSQVEQSEVVTSAPGLSDDDMSLNLKEITNLPLCFGRFRWLLSTCKDGWRAYYRQDVFLAGMGLAFLYTTVLGFDCITTGYAYTQGISGSLLSLLMGVSAITGLMGTVMFTKLRKAYGLVNTGIISSCLHLCCLLLCVCSVFAPGSPMDLRLLMPFLDANANSTLAAAGGMVEGQRQKHTYPMRGGINQPLLPDRSSIHWTNNTVLFENMPSGMEPDSYISIILLFLGVITARIGLWSFDLTVTQLLQENICESERGVVNGVQSSMNYLMDLLHFIMVISAPQPQHFGILVIISVLFITTGHTMYFLYARKAKRKPAGRLDT; encoded by the exons ATGTCCCTGCGAGCAGACGCAGCCcagtgtggaggggtggtggtggagttTGAGTCTGATGACATCAAGGAGGCTCGGGCCAGGAAGGCCAGGAGTAGATCAG GGTCAGCCCTCATCTACCTCAGGGGCCCTAAATTCCTGATCTACGTCAGTGGGGCACTGTCCATGTGG GGTGACCGTATGTGGCACTTTGCCATTTCGGTGTTCCTGATCGAGCTGTATGGACGTAACCTGCTGCTGACCGCAATATTTGGCTTGGTGGTGGCGGGGTCAGTGCTGCTGCTAGGGGCTTTGATTGGGGACTGGGTTGACCGCAACCCCAGGAACAAAG TGGCACATGCATCGTTGTTGGTTCAGAACATTTCAGTGACGGTGTGTAGCATTGTGCTGATGTTGGTCTTCTTATATAAACAGTGGATTGAGAGCATTTGGGATGGCTGGTTAACT GTGGTTTGTTATACGGTGGTGATCGTCCTGGCAGATGTGGCTAACCTAGCAAGCACAGCGCTGACCATCGCCATCCAGAGGGACTGGATTGTGGTTATCACTGGATACAACCGGGGTCACCTCGCCG GGATGAATGCTACCATGCGGCGCATCGATCAGGTGACCAACATCCTGGCACCGCTGGCGGTGGGACAAGTCATGACCCTGGCCTCCAACGTGATCGGCTGCGGCTTCATCCTGGGCTGGAACCTGGTGTCCCTCATAGTGGAGTTTATCTTCCTGTCCCGGGTCTACCGCATTGTCCCGGCGCTGTCCGTCAAACCACCCGCGCCCGAGGACGGCCAGGCCTCCCTGGAGAGACCAACAGAGGGGACGGAGGgactggtggagaggagggggtcaCAAG TAGAGCAAAGTGAGGTGGTGACATCAGCCCCGGGCCTCAGTGATGACGACATGAGCCTGAACCTCAAGGAGATCACCAACCTGCCTCTGTGTTTCGGACGCTTCCGCTGGCTGCTGAGCACCTGTAAGGATGGCTGGAGGGCCTACTACCGCCAGGATGTCTTCCTGGCTGGGATGGGCCTGGCCTTCCTCTACACAACTGTCCTGGGCTTCGACTGCATCACCACGGGCTACGCCTACACCCAGGGCATCAGTGGCTCCCTGCTCAGTCTGCTGATGGGGGTCTCGGCTATAACAGGCCTCATGGGCACCGTCATGTTCACCAAGCTGAGGAAGGCCTACGGTTTAGTCAACACAGGCATCATCTCCAGCTGCCTCCATCTTTGCTgtctgctgctgtgtgtgtgttctgtgttcgcCCCCGGCAGCCCCATGGACCTCCGCCTGCTCATGCCCTTCCTGGACGCCAATGCCAACTCGACGTTGGCGGCGGCCGGGGGGATGGTGGAGGGCCAGAGGCAGAAGCACACCTACCCGATGCGGGGTGGCATTAATCAGCCGCTGCTGCCCGACCGCTCGTCCATCCACTGGACCAACAACACGGTGCTGTTTGAGAATATGCCATCAGGCATGGAGCCAGACTCCTACATCTCTATAATCCTGCTGTTCTTGGGGGTCATCACAGCACGCATCG GTCTGTGGTCCTTTGACCTGACCGTGACCCAGCTGCTTCAGGAGAACATCTGTGAGTCAGAACGTGGTGTGGTCAACGGGGTCCAGAGCTCCATGAACTACCTGATGGACCTTCTCCACTTCATCATGGTCATCTCTGCTCCGCAGCCCCAGCACTTTGGCATCCTGGTCATCATCTCTGTACTGTTCATCACCACGGGACACACCATGTACTTCCTATACGCACGCAAAGCCAAGAGAAAACCTGCTGGACGCCTGGACACGTAG